A single window of Colletes latitarsis isolate SP2378_abdomen chromosome 6, iyColLati1, whole genome shotgun sequence DNA harbors:
- the LOC143342555 gene encoding uncharacterized protein LOC143342555 translates to MSVIIRLQNLAWSANALDIRQFFRGLSIPEGGVHIVGGELGDAFIAFSTDEDARQAMMHDGGKIKEMKIKLLLSSRTEMQKVIEAARQQTLSLQSFMQTAPVAVSTVVQKPGSPGDRRDKEKDNDSESSKDRKDRRDRSRSRDRSRSRDRDRDRDRRDRDRGRDRRRRDRSRSRDRERDRRDRRRRRDRSRSRDRTRSRDRDTKRSSTAERRKDATDDDNNDVVCVGQFHKDKPVANAKKPLENGIWEVPPQTQMQAAMLAPGILGAGVAALAQDGEPRPLTFSSSVIGQQSMLQQNQFSVNGINGVGSLMQSHVQTLSHTVGMNTISQNIGSTSLPSLTTAVGALTRSKESWNQSGEPARVDQVRFPTRTGQFGTDMYGTNGSINYRPTIRPNNPFMSKVQELEGRRNPHAFQANSSQYGFDGDRSTANRGSTNSTSRFSNENKSNGGVGHCVEVRNMPLSATYNDVRHAFQGIYIRKDGLKLINDNHGNRVGIAYVKFSKAEGKELALSTARYVRGSEVEVLHLDESIFDKAVDSYSPEKERDRGDDNLEDVRSSACIVLTDLPTFTKEMDIAKLFHDWKINDLFITTAKEPVGMQCMAYVQFARIEDAKASVNTSLKIGSKPVTATAITEDKFAQAKRDHEQNSMNQTATSDCVIMRGLPFQTIDRDILDFFSDIGIVPHRIHMLLNQSGKPAGECFCEFDTTDEALRATAKNGLPFGKNVPTIELVPRAKMLETLGMVDPQIMETQQQHFPPLQEQRPRFSGPMNHLPRFGNSGFGPRCPPGLMGIPRHLLGRHPGSMDYVEGFGKPGCVLSLENVPFKADINEIIEFFGDFDVKRENVIRRYNERGMPTGDARVAFASPSEAQRALRDLKHCKMRDRTIYMKLA, encoded by the exons ATGAGCGTCATAATCAGACTACAGAACTTGGCGTGGTCCGCCAACGCTCTGGACATTCGCCAATTTTTCAGAGGTCTGAGCATACCGGAAGGAGGAGTCCATATTGTCGGTGGCGAGCTGGGGGACGCATTCATTGCCTTCAG CACCGACGAGGATGCCCGGCAGGCGATGATGCACGATGGCGGCAAGATCAAGGAGATGAAGATCAAGCTGCTGCTGAGCTCCCGAACGGAGATGCAAAAAGTGATCGAGGCGGCCAGGCAACAGACGTTGAGCCTGCAGTCGTTCATGCAGACGGCACCGGTCGCCGTTTCAACGGTGGTCCAGAAGCCAGGATCCCCTGGCGACAGAAGGGACAAGGAGAAGGATAACGACAGCGAGTCCAGCAAGGACCGCAAGGACAGACGCGACAGATCGCGATCGAGGGACAGATCAAGGTCTCGCGATCGCGACAGGGACAGAGACAGGCGCGACAGGGACAGAGGACGGGACCGCAGACGTCGGGACAGGAGCAGGTCGCGCGACAGGGAAAGAGACAGGAGAGACAGACGTCGTCGTCGGGATCGGTCCAGGTCGCGCGATCGCACACGGTCCAGAGACAGAGACACCAAGCGCAGCTCGACCGCGGAGCGGCGAAAGGACGCGACCGACGACGACAACAACGACGTCGTCTGCGTGGGCCAGTTTCACAAAGACAAACCAGTAGCCAACGCGAAAAAACCGTTGGAGAACGGTATTTGGGAGGTTCCTCCGCAGACGCAGATGCAAGCAGCCATGTTAGCGCCGGGAATTTTGGGCGCTGGAGTCGCCGCTCTGGCACAGGACGGCGAACCACGACCTTTGACCTTCAGTAGCTCCGTGATCGGGCAGCAGTCGATGCTCCAACAGAACCAGTTCTCCGTGAACGGGATAAACGGCGTGGGTAGCCTGATGCAGTCTCACGTGCAAACGCTCAGTCACACCGTAGGTATGAACACGATCTCTCAAAACATAGGCAGCACGAGTCTGCCTAGCCTAACCACCGCAGTCGGTGCGTTGACCCGATCCAAAGAGTCCTGGAACCAAAGCGGCGAACCAGCCAGAGTGGACCAGGTGAGGTTTCCCACCAGAACCGGCCAATTTGGAACAGACATGTACGGCACAAACGGTTCGATCAACTACAGACCAACGATCAGACCTAACAATCCGTTCATGAGCAAGGTGCAGGAACTGGAGGGTCGCCGTAATCCGCACGCCTTCCAGGCGAACAGTTCCCAGTATGGGTTCGACGGCGACAGGTCGACGGCGAACCGCGGCTCGACCAACAGCACCTCGAGATTCTCTAACGAGAACAAGAGCAACGGTGGTGTCGGTCATTGCGTAGAGGTTCGCAACATGCCATTGAGCGCCACGTACAACGACGTACGTCACGCTTTCCAGGGGATCTACATCAGAAAGGACGGACTGAAATTGATCAACGACAATCATGGAAACCGTGTCGGGATCGCTTACGTCAAGTTCAGCAAAGCTGAGGGCAAAGAACTCGCGTTGAGTACGGCGAGATACGTACGCGGGTCCGAGGTCGAAGTGCTTCACCTGGACGAGAGCATTTTCGACAAAGCAGTCGACTCTTACTCGCCGGAGAAGGAGAGGGACCGTGGGGACGACAATCTCGAGGACGTGAGGTCCTCGGCGTGCATCGTCCTGACCGATCTACCGACCTTCACCAAAGAAATGGACATCGCGAAGCTATTCCACGATTGGAAAATCAACGATCTGTTCATCACGACGGCCAAAGAGCCCGTTGGCATGCAATGCATGGCGTACGTCCAGTTTGCCAGAATAGAGGACGCCAAGGCGTCCGTGAACACGTCGCTGAAGATAGGCAGCAAGCCCGTAACCGCGACAGCGATCACGGAGGACAAGTTCGCGCAAGCGAAACGCGATCACGAGCAGAACAGCATGAACCAGACCGCCACGTCCGACTGCGTGATAATGCGCGGTCTGCCGTTCCAGACTATCGATCGCGACATCCTCGACTTCTTCTCCGACATCGGGATCGTGCCCCACAGAATACACATGCTGCTCAATCAAAGCGGGAAGCCAGCCGGCGAGTGTTTCTGCGAGTTCGACACCACCGACGAGGCCCTCAGAGCCACCGCGAAGAACGGATTACCGTTCGGCAAGAACGTACCGACCATAGAGCTGGTCCCGCGAGCCAAGATGCTGGAAACGTTAGGTATGGTAGATCCACAGATCATGGAGACGCAACAGCAGCACTTCCCGCCGCTCCAAGAGCAACGACCGCGATTCTCCGGACCTATGAACCACCTGCCGCGATTTGGAAACTCCGGATTCGGACCCAGGTGTCCGCCAGGTCTGATGGGCATACCGAGGCACCTGCTAGGTAGACACCCCGGCTCCATGGACTACGTGGAGGGTTTCGGGAAGCCTGGCTGCGTCCTGTCCCTCGAGAACGTTCCTTTCAAGGCCGACATCAACGAGATCATCGAATTCTTCGGCGACTTTGACGTCAAGAGGGAGAACGTCATACGACGATACAACGAAAGGGGTATGCCTACAGGCGACGCCAGGGTGGCATTCGCGTCGCCCAGCGAAGCCCAGAGGGCGCTCAGAGATCTCAAGCATTGCAAGATGAGGGATCGTACAATATACATGAAACTCGCGTGA